The Pseudophryne corroboree isolate aPseCor3 chromosome 2, aPseCor3.hap2, whole genome shotgun sequence genome has a segment encoding these proteins:
- the OLIG1 gene encoding oligodendrocyte transcription factor 1, which translates to MPEPWRDVFLDITELTGTLDAGVHVLQICRLIRDKEKMMRHCPGDQPSGKVNKEHTASCRQPTSILPISDGKDSLLPTIPMHRCGRHSKELKTEQQQMRKKINSRERKRMQDLNLAMDALREVIVPYSVTHCQSSPGRKLSKIATLLLARNYILLLGSSLQELRRIIGDMSGPGPRLLLAGLPLFAAPGSVFFAPGAGNNGDPQHSNKLHSLSLEEQQCSAFNVPGGTNLCACAVCRFAHFIPTSLNIKAVQLSK; encoded by the coding sequence ATGCCTGAGCCCTGGCGAGATGTTTTTTTAGATATCACTGAGCTGACAGGGACACTGGATGCGGGGGTCCATGTTCTTCAGATCTGCAGGCTCATACGTGACAAAGAGAAGATGATGAGACATTGTCCAGGTGACCAGCCAAGTGGTAAAGTTAACAAGGAGCACACTGCCAGTTGCAGGCAGCCTACTTCTATTTTACCCATCAGTGATGGCAAAGACAGCCTTCTGCCCACTATTCCTATGCACAGATGTGGGCGGCACAGCAAGGAGCTGAAGACAGAGCAGCAGCAGATGAGGAAGAAAATTAACAGCAGGGAGAGGAAGAGGATGCAAGACCTGAACCTAGCCATGGATGCACTAAGAGAGGTCATTGTACCCTACTCGGTGACCCACTGCCAGAGCTCCCCTGGGCGGAAGCTGTCCAAGATCGCCACGCTCTTGCTGGCCAGGAATTACATCTTGTTGCTTGGAAGTTCTCTCCAAGAATTACGGAGAATCATTGGGGACATGAGTGGCCCTGGACCCAGGTTGCTGCTAGCAGGCCTGCCACTGTTTGCTGCCCCGGGGTCAGTGTTCTTTGCGCCAGGTGCTGGTAACAACGGAGACCCCCAACATTCCAACAAGCTCCACTCCCTGTCTCTGGAGGAGCAGCAGTGCTCAGCCTTTAACGTGCCCGGAGGGACAAACCTTTGTGCCTGCGCTGTCTGCAGGTTCGCCCACTTCATTCCCACCAGCCTCAACATCAAAGCCGTGCAGTTATCCAAGTGA